The proteins below come from a single Chitinophaga pinensis DSM 2588 genomic window:
- a CDS encoding anthranilate synthase component II: MNILVFDNYDSFTYNLVHLVEKIINGKVTVVRNDEIPLEKVKDYDKIILSPGPGIPEEAGLLLPLIKEYAPSKSIFGVCLGQQAIGEAFGAKLINLKDVYHGVATNVNITARDGRLFNGLPDTLEVGRYHSWVVDEATLPAELTITAKDDNNYIMALQHNTYDVSGVQFHPESVLTPRGEQILRNWLNA; the protein is encoded by the coding sequence TCTGGTGTTTGATAATTACGATTCTTTTACCTACAACCTGGTGCACCTGGTGGAAAAGATCATCAATGGTAAAGTGACGGTGGTACGCAATGATGAAATTCCATTAGAGAAAGTAAAAGACTATGATAAAATCATTCTCTCTCCTGGTCCCGGTATTCCTGAAGAAGCAGGATTACTGCTGCCGCTGATCAAAGAATATGCGCCAAGCAAATCAATCTTCGGCGTTTGTCTGGGTCAACAGGCAATAGGAGAGGCTTTTGGTGCGAAACTAATCAACCTGAAAGATGTGTACCACGGTGTAGCTACCAATGTGAACATTACTGCAAGAGACGGCAGACTGTTCAACGGCTTGCCTGATACACTGGAAGTAGGTCGTTATCACTCATGGGTGGTGGACGAAGCCACATTGCCGGCAGAGCTGACTATAACAGCAAAAGACGACAATAACTATATCATGGCGCTGCAACACAATACATATGATGTGAGTGGCGTACAGTTCCACCCGGAAAGCGTACTGACGCCACGTGGTGAACAGATCCTTCGTAACTGGTTGAATGCATAA